One Lemur catta isolate mLemCat1 chromosome 15, mLemCat1.pri, whole genome shotgun sequence genomic window carries:
- the LOC123620978 gene encoding cytochrome c oxidase assembly factor 3 homolog, mitochondrial, producing the protein MAASGAGDPVDDAKSGKAPFAQRIDPTREKLTPAQLQFMRQVQLAQWQKTLPQRRTRNIVTGLGIGALVLAIYGYTFYSVSQERFLDELEDEAKAARARALARASGS; encoded by the exons ATGGCGGCGTCAGGAGCTGGCGATCCCGTTGATGATGCTAAGAGTGGAAAAGCCCCGTTCGCTCAGCGTATCGACCCAACTCGCGAGAAACTGACTCCCGCGCAACTGCAATTCATGCGGCAGGTGCAGCTTGCCCAGTGGCAGAAGACGCTGCCACAGCGGCGGACCCGGAACATCGTGACCGGCCTGGGCATCGGGGCCCTGGTCTTAGCTATTT ATGGTTACACCTTCTACTCGGTGTCCCAGGAGCGTTTCCTGGATGAGTTGGAAGACGAGGCCAAAGCCGCCCGAGCCCGAGCTCTGGCAAGGGCATCAGGATCCTAA